A region of Rhodopirellula islandica DNA encodes the following proteins:
- a CDS encoding DUF1552 domain-containing protein: MSSFSRRNVLRAAGVSVGLPAFASLPATRTSGQEVQGELAGARSTQAKRRMVCIGNMLGFYPDAFWPQQPAEKASSSSERLSNGLIEHRQMRFGESSQSLAEIEDQLTVISGLDHGLKGGHFAIHAFLSGVRQIDAHTMPLANITVDQFAAQSISGQTRFPTLTIGSETGIHGGCQLSWTRSGTRVPPIPGPQQLFETLFVGTDPKKKQAAAERIGLQNSILDLVHGSAKELEKQLDRQDQQKLDEYLTSVRDVEQRLALRRNWFDVPKPEAPFDAPRNRNLVEDLPLLYDLIVLALQTDSTRIATLEIGGDFNPNDLGIKGGYHALSHHGQRQENIDKLIAIERYQVEQFTRFIDKLASTNDEHGPLLDQTSVLFGSGMGNANSHTNSNLPLVVAGGGAKQGRWLAFDEQANDRPPLTNLYVSLLQDFGVETDSFGTSTGTLRGWA, encoded by the coding sequence ATGAGTTCGTTTTCTCGACGAAATGTTTTGCGTGCCGCGGGTGTTTCAGTGGGCTTGCCCGCGTTTGCATCCTTGCCCGCCACAAGGACTTCTGGGCAAGAGGTCCAGGGCGAATTGGCAGGGGCCCGTTCGACGCAGGCCAAGCGACGGATGGTCTGCATTGGCAACATGCTGGGGTTCTATCCCGACGCATTTTGGCCCCAGCAACCGGCTGAGAAGGCGTCCTCATCCAGCGAGCGATTGAGCAACGGTTTGATCGAACACCGGCAAATGCGGTTTGGTGAATCCAGCCAGTCGCTCGCCGAAATCGAAGATCAGTTGACCGTGATCTCGGGGTTGGACCACGGTCTCAAAGGCGGCCACTTCGCGATCCACGCGTTCTTGTCAGGCGTTCGCCAGATCGATGCGCACACGATGCCGTTGGCCAACATCACGGTCGATCAATTTGCGGCCCAATCCATCTCAGGTCAAACACGATTCCCGACGCTGACGATTGGAAGCGAAACAGGGATTCACGGTGGATGTCAGCTTTCATGGACCCGAAGCGGAACGCGAGTGCCGCCGATCCCCGGCCCACAACAATTGTTCGAAACGCTGTTTGTGGGGACCGACCCAAAGAAAAAGCAAGCTGCCGCCGAACGCATTGGACTTCAAAATTCGATTCTGGACTTGGTTCACGGAAGTGCCAAGGAGCTCGAGAAGCAACTCGACCGGCAGGATCAGCAGAAGCTCGACGAATACCTGACCTCAGTTCGCGACGTGGAGCAACGACTCGCTCTGCGAAGGAACTGGTTCGATGTTCCCAAACCAGAGGCTCCGTTTGATGCACCGCGAAATCGCAACTTGGTGGAAGATTTGCCACTGCTGTACGACCTGATCGTGTTGGCTTTGCAAACCGATTCCACACGCATCGCGACGCTTGAAATTGGTGGTGATTTCAATCCCAATGACTTGGGGATCAAAGGTGGCTACCACGCTTTGTCGCATCATGGTCAACGCCAAGAGAACATCGACAAACTGATTGCAATCGAACGTTATCAAGTCGAGCAATTCACTCGCTTCATCGATAAACTTGCCAGCACCAATGATGAACATGGGCCGTTGCTCGATCAAACGTCGGTTCTGTTTGGAAGCGGGATGGGCAATGCCAACTCTCACACCAACAGCAATTTGCCGCTCGTCGTCGCGGGCGGTGGTGCAAAGCAGGGGCGGTGGCTCGCGTTCGATGAACAGGCGAATGATCGTCCACCGCTGACCAATCTGTACGTTTCCCTGTTGCAAGATTTCGGTGTCGAAACGGATTCGTTCGGGACCAGCACGGGGACGCTCCGAGGTTGGGCGTGA
- a CDS encoding DUF1592 domain-containing protein has protein sequence MLLPHRFRWLIVGVLFPAWCGVQAEEPQQMDPVGFLESYCIDCHTSDDPAGERDLESLNLGESGFDTQLLQEAIDELTLRSMPPEDGDQPSEEDRLAAVDALTQRLTQMRQEATSTNGRTVLRRLTRREYRETMSDLLNIDMTMFDPTLEFPADNLSQHFDNVGDTLVMSGHLLERYLDAADRCVTKAMGPSERPAMSEWSFRGKFPQQAELRTAHRRAFNDRFLCLYDHPFNDKTEGAYGHIESFSKGVPVDGTYEILVRVKAMHRDTPYSEQSVKIDLEEPFRLGIRPGDTRIGDLPHRQPIQPLLAESMVPDDEFEWIRFEVPLDRGFVARFTFENGMHDVRGSYARIYRMHRDLLPEKIRKTAGIFLQRIALISEGKIPHLRIEEVKVRGPIAHAWPTASQQALFGRGASGEEPWDEATVRDQIVRFATRAYRRPVTETEIAELVAFYDSRRALGQSSRLAYADTVKAILCSAAFLYFQTPDAESGQLSEHALAERLAYFLTSSMPDATLRRLADEGKLHDPETLRQQTRRLLDSEESDAFVADFLDNWLDLRSLGSMPPDPREFAFFYAGDLQVDMKRETQMFFRDLIDRDDSLTELLAASHSFLNRDLAKLYGVAEEFSEDRATEFRRFDFENSPGQRRLGRGGLLGQASILTVSANGIETSPVTRGVWLLENILGTPTPPPPDDVPTIEPDTRGAKTIRDQLLKHRENATCFQCHRKIDPLGFAMEGFDAIGQSRKVYDTKPRRPIDTSGELPGGAKFEGVEGLKQQLIKRQDFIARTVTERLLMHALGRRIEPSDRAAVDAMLKPLEDEGYPAAQLIESIVTSELFRR, from the coding sequence ATGTTGCTGCCGCACCGGTTTCGATGGTTGATTGTTGGCGTTCTGTTTCCTGCGTGGTGTGGGGTGCAGGCGGAGGAACCCCAGCAGATGGATCCGGTTGGATTCCTGGAAAGCTACTGCATTGATTGCCACACTTCGGACGACCCGGCCGGCGAACGAGACCTGGAATCGTTGAACCTTGGCGAATCAGGTTTCGACACTCAGTTGTTGCAGGAAGCGATCGATGAGCTGACGCTTCGTTCGATGCCGCCTGAGGATGGGGACCAACCCTCGGAAGAAGATCGCTTGGCAGCGGTCGATGCGCTGACGCAGCGTTTGACTCAGATGAGGCAAGAGGCGACCAGCACCAACGGCCGCACGGTCTTGCGAAGGCTCACTCGACGGGAGTACCGCGAGACGATGTCGGATCTTTTGAACATCGATATGACCATGTTTGATCCGACCTTGGAGTTCCCAGCGGACAATTTGTCCCAGCACTTTGACAACGTGGGTGACACGTTGGTGATGTCGGGGCATCTGTTGGAGCGGTACCTCGATGCGGCGGACCGGTGCGTCACCAAAGCGATGGGACCCAGCGAGCGTCCCGCGATGAGCGAATGGTCGTTTCGCGGGAAGTTCCCGCAGCAAGCGGAGTTGCGGACCGCACATCGTCGCGCTTTCAACGATCGCTTCTTGTGCCTTTACGATCATCCGTTCAACGACAAAACCGAGGGTGCTTACGGCCACATCGAGTCATTTTCCAAGGGCGTTCCGGTCGATGGCACCTATGAGATTTTAGTGCGTGTCAAAGCGATGCATCGCGACACGCCGTACAGTGAACAATCGGTCAAGATTGATTTGGAGGAACCATTTCGCCTGGGCATCCGACCGGGCGACACGCGAATTGGTGACCTGCCTCACCGCCAGCCGATTCAGCCCTTGCTAGCCGAATCGATGGTGCCCGACGATGAGTTTGAGTGGATCCGATTCGAAGTCCCGCTCGATCGAGGGTTTGTGGCACGCTTCACCTTTGAAAATGGCATGCATGATGTGCGTGGGTCCTACGCTCGGATCTACCGGATGCATCGAGATTTGTTGCCAGAGAAGATTCGCAAAACAGCCGGTATCTTTCTGCAGCGCATCGCGCTGATCAGCGAGGGAAAGATCCCGCACCTGCGCATCGAAGAGGTGAAAGTTCGCGGACCGATCGCCCACGCTTGGCCGACGGCGAGCCAGCAGGCATTGTTCGGCCGCGGTGCATCCGGGGAAGAGCCATGGGATGAAGCGACGGTTCGAGATCAGATCGTACGGTTTGCAACGCGAGCCTACCGACGTCCGGTCACGGAAACCGAGATCGCGGAATTGGTGGCGTTCTACGATTCACGCCGGGCGTTGGGACAATCCTCTCGGTTGGCTTACGCGGACACCGTCAAAGCGATCTTGTGCAGCGCCGCGTTCTTGTACTTTCAAACACCGGACGCCGAGAGCGGGCAATTGTCTGAGCATGCGTTGGCGGAACGGTTGGCGTACTTCCTGACGTCGAGCATGCCCGATGCAACGCTTCGTCGATTGGCGGACGAGGGCAAACTGCACGATCCAGAAACGCTCCGTCAACAAACGCGACGGCTGTTGGACTCCGAGGAATCCGATGCGTTTGTCGCCGACTTCCTGGACAACTGGTTGGACCTTCGCTCGCTTGGATCCATGCCGCCTGACCCACGTGAGTTCGCGTTTTTCTACGCCGGGGATCTGCAAGTCGACATGAAGCGTGAGACGCAGATGTTCTTCCGTGACTTGATCGACCGAGACGATTCGTTGACCGAATTGCTCGCCGCGTCACACTCGTTTCTCAACCGTGATCTCGCGAAACTGTACGGTGTCGCCGAAGAGTTTTCTGAGGACCGGGCGACGGAGTTTCGGCGTTTTGACTTTGAGAACTCACCTGGCCAAAGACGGCTGGGGCGAGGTGGTTTGTTGGGCCAAGCCAGCATTCTGACGGTCTCGGCCAATGGGATTGAAACATCGCCCGTGACGCGAGGAGTGTGGTTGCTGGAAAACATTCTTGGAACGCCAACTCCACCACCGCCGGATGACGTGCCAACGATCGAGCCCGACACGCGAGGTGCCAAGACGATCCGTGATCAACTGTTGAAGCACCGCGAGAATGCGACGTGCTTTCAGTGTCACCGCAAGATCGACCCGCTTGGATTTGCGATGGAAGGCTTCGATGCGATTGGTCAGTCACGGAAGGTTTACGACACCAAGCCGCGGCGACCGATCGACACCTCGGGTGAACTGCCCGGAGGAGCCAAGTTTGAGGGGGTCGAAGGTTTGAAGCAGCAACTGATCAAGCGGCAAGACTTCATCGCCCGGACGGTGACGGAACGCTTGCTGATGCACGCCTTAGGAAGGCGGATCGAACCATCGGACCGAGCCGCGGTCGACGCGATGTTGAAGCCGCTCGAAGACGAGGGCTATCCAGCCGCTCAGCTGATCGAATCCATCGTGACCAGCGAGTTGTTTCGTCGCTGA
- a CDS encoding ankyrin repeat domain-containing protein, producing MRKVESTMISRLEKGVSAEELGEILDHASSNGFAPVLECAISSGLLTESDEIIYKLLRNASKFGHDHPKTVRLLLDLGVDPNDGIVMEYSGVQSLAVLAEYGGNIEGNRHNSLHVSIKERRKDDKALALIDLGVDVNFADPAGRTPLMYASAFGRKATFDALIAAGADPLRVDHTGRSALRYALESLCRNIPSFDGRRAHLLQNQAGAKSIARTLRDYLPAQPEDYVIVDAVLNDRKALKQKLESGLDPNTLFRGAIGDLDVMWDLVLRDAPSSDRKARMQQLVDDANDFRRQVKNAETLSKEFGQSTILMWAVLAE from the coding sequence ATGCGAAAAGTCGAATCGACAATGATTTCACGCCTCGAAAAGGGCGTGTCTGCCGAGGAATTGGGCGAGATACTGGATCACGCTTCGTCCAATGGTTTTGCGCCAGTGCTTGAATGCGCAATCAGTTCTGGATTGCTGACTGAATCGGATGAGATCATTTACAAGTTACTCCGCAACGCCAGTAAGTTCGGACATGACCATCCCAAAACTGTTCGACTGCTCTTGGATTTGGGTGTCGACCCAAACGATGGGATTGTGATGGAATACAGCGGTGTCCAGTCACTCGCTGTGCTCGCGGAATATGGCGGTAACATCGAGGGCAACCGACACAACTCACTGCATGTCTCGATTAAAGAGAGACGCAAAGACGACAAGGCACTTGCGTTGATTGACCTTGGCGTTGATGTCAACTTTGCCGACCCCGCTGGCCGCACACCGCTAATGTATGCGTCGGCCTTCGGTCGAAAAGCGACCTTTGACGCATTGATCGCGGCTGGTGCCGATCCGCTGCGCGTCGATCATACCGGTCGCAGCGCATTGCGTTACGCCTTAGAGTCGCTCTGCCGAAACATCCCGTCCTTCGATGGCCGTCGGGCCCATCTTCTTCAGAATCAGGCAGGTGCAAAGAGCATTGCGCGTACGCTGCGCGACTATCTTCCCGCGCAACCTGAGGACTATGTCATCGTCGATGCGGTCCTCAATGACCGAAAAGCCCTGAAGCAGAAACTGGAGTCGGGGCTTGATCCAAACACATTGTTCCGGGGCGCTATCGGCGATCTCGATGTGATGTGGGATCTAGTGCTGCGTGATGCGCCTTCGTCCGACCGGAAGGCCAGGATGCAACAACTCGTTGATGACGCGAACGATTTTCGTCGCCAAGTGAAAAACGCGGAGACTCTCTCGAAGGAATTCGGCCAGTCGACGATCTTGATGTGGGCGGTCCTCGCTGAATAA
- a CDS encoding transglutaminase family protein: MPRSVTYDIVHETKYKYSEPVAVCLNQLRMRPQTRPPSVVCNQCSVTIEPMPAKIDMHPDYFGNVVDSFAIESPHESLVVKVNSQVQVTAINPFESQNIPTVAQLTNAVRTGQTQSDLLAKEYVFASVRVPLAEHFAEYAKAVMNEDASVLDAVLNLTKHIHQDFRYDSTATDVATTTEAAFELKAGVCQDFSHVQIACLRSLGLPARYVSGYLRTLPPPGKPRLIGNDESHAWISVYAGETLGWIDFDPTNACQIGVDHIPVCVGRDYDDISPMRGIVLGGGETTLSVKVDVAPVELPAVIIPPA; the protein is encoded by the coding sequence ATGCCACGGTCGGTCACTTACGACATTGTCCATGAAACGAAGTACAAATACAGCGAACCGGTTGCGGTTTGTCTGAATCAACTTCGTATGCGCCCGCAGACTCGGCCACCGTCGGTGGTCTGCAACCAGTGTTCGGTCACGATCGAACCGATGCCGGCCAAAATTGACATGCATCCGGACTACTTTGGCAATGTCGTTGATTCGTTTGCCATTGAATCGCCCCATGAATCGCTGGTGGTCAAGGTCAACAGCCAAGTGCAGGTCACTGCGATCAACCCCTTCGAATCGCAGAACATTCCAACCGTTGCCCAACTGACCAACGCGGTTCGCACGGGACAAACACAGTCGGATCTCCTCGCCAAGGAGTATGTCTTCGCTTCAGTACGTGTTCCCTTGGCGGAACACTTCGCCGAGTACGCGAAAGCGGTCATGAATGAGGACGCGTCCGTGTTGGATGCCGTGTTGAATTTGACCAAGCACATCCATCAGGATTTTCGATACGATTCGACCGCGACAGACGTTGCCACCACAACCGAAGCGGCGTTTGAGTTGAAGGCGGGAGTTTGCCAGGACTTCTCGCACGTTCAGATTGCTTGTCTGCGAAGTTTGGGTTTGCCCGCTCGGTACGTCAGCGGGTACTTGCGGACGCTGCCGCCTCCAGGGAAACCGCGATTGATCGGCAACGATGAATCGCATGCTTGGATCAGTGTTTACGCGGGGGAAACGTTGGGGTGGATTGATTTTGATCCAACCAATGCGTGCCAGATCGGCGTCGATCACATCCCGGTGTGCGTGGGCCGCGACTACGACGACATCAGTCCGATGCGGGGCATCGTGCTCGGCGGCGGTGAAACCACGCTCTCAGTCAAAGTGGATGTGGCGCCGGTCGAACTGCCGGCCGTGATCATCCCGCCTGCCTGA
- a CDS encoding YqgE/AlgH family protein: MQNVQTGDLLVSSTLVDGTALNQAVCLLVHEDVEHAIGLMLNRPMQAMAGAIAVQAKASETPKIPRWKSEEDDESLDLDEAASQSSDSPENAVSEASTVMITGDQKDQLTQQLIAGKLSNGSPLHFGGPLSGPIVAVHSTRELAEAETGEGIFVAAQRENLEALMKSDQLPYRLIVGHLGWTAEQLENEIEEGIWHRIPATSDVLNADDATMWPRMIRRATANSVARWLDTTDVPGSAELN; the protein is encoded by the coding sequence ATGCAAAACGTGCAAACGGGTGATTTGCTGGTCAGCTCGACATTGGTCGATGGCACCGCGCTCAACCAAGCGGTTTGCCTGTTGGTCCATGAAGATGTGGAACACGCCATCGGGTTGATGCTCAACCGCCCCATGCAAGCGATGGCGGGTGCCATCGCGGTCCAAGCCAAAGCCAGTGAAACACCGAAAATTCCGCGGTGGAAATCGGAAGAGGACGACGAGAGTCTCGACCTGGATGAGGCCGCCAGTCAGTCGTCCGATTCACCCGAAAACGCCGTTTCAGAGGCTTCCACGGTGATGATCACAGGCGACCAAAAGGACCAACTGACCCAGCAACTCATCGCGGGAAAGCTCTCCAACGGATCGCCGCTGCACTTTGGCGGCCCGCTCTCTGGGCCCATCGTCGCGGTGCACTCCACCCGTGAATTGGCAGAAGCCGAAACGGGTGAGGGGATCTTCGTTGCCGCGCAACGAGAGAACTTGGAGGCGTTGATGAAGTCCGATCAACTTCCCTACCGCTTGATCGTGGGGCACCTGGGATGGACCGCAGAACAACTCGAAAACGAGATTGAGGAAGGCATTTGGCACCGAATTCCCGCCACTTCGGACGTGCTGAATGCGGACGACGCGACAATGTGGCCCCGCATGATCCGTCGTGCCACGGCAAATTCAGTCGCTCGTTGGCTGGATACGACTGACGTTCCTGGATCGGCCGAGTTAAACTGA
- a CDS encoding RelA/SpoT domain-containing protein, which yields MPFPGGSKARVDRAGQAVRDGNASDQDYRAIDDWRAAHRNVLNTFQSILRGRTRTLPITVAQRHKRRNTILEKLERYPRMRLSQMDDVAGCRLIFQSIKTLHEFRDNFLNAKFDHSIRNSKGKYDYIAKPKQTGYRGIHDVYSYDVNSAVGRELTGLLVEIQYRTLLQHSWATAVEVIAYVSESQPKFEKGDTRYRDAMAFASELLARHFEDMTGPLPELSSQQVVSEFDKLDRELKLRQRLSNLQSIDSVITTKKNTILLISSGGALEVKSYRHATTAIQTLFDLEEERPDSDVVLVRGDSTDDIRLAFKNYFSDATDFISLINDAVNALRPKRQRATGR from the coding sequence ATGCCATTCCCTGGAGGCTCAAAAGCCAGAGTAGACCGCGCAGGGCAAGCCGTTCGCGACGGAAACGCGAGTGACCAAGACTACCGCGCAATTGACGATTGGCGTGCCGCCCATCGAAATGTGCTGAACACGTTTCAGTCGATTCTGCGAGGTCGCACACGAACCCTTCCAATCACAGTTGCTCAACGCCACAAGCGACGAAATACCATTCTTGAGAAGTTAGAACGGTATCCGAGAATGCGTTTGTCCCAGATGGATGACGTGGCCGGGTGCCGGTTAATCTTTCAGTCAATCAAAACCCTTCACGAATTTCGCGACAATTTTTTGAATGCAAAGTTTGATCATTCCATCAGAAATAGCAAAGGGAAATACGACTATATTGCAAAACCAAAGCAGACAGGATACCGTGGAATTCACGATGTCTACTCTTATGATGTCAATTCAGCTGTTGGCCGCGAGTTGACAGGGCTGTTAGTCGAGATTCAGTATCGCACGCTCTTGCAGCACTCTTGGGCAACCGCTGTTGAGGTAATCGCATACGTATCTGAGAGCCAGCCGAAATTTGAGAAAGGTGACACCAGATATCGGGATGCAATGGCATTTGCCAGCGAACTTCTTGCCCGCCATTTTGAAGACATGACCGGCCCGCTACCAGAGCTTTCGAGTCAGCAAGTTGTTTCTGAGTTTGACAAGCTCGACCGCGAACTGAAGCTTCGTCAACGGCTTAGTAATCTTCAATCGATTGACTCGGTGATTACGACAAAAAAGAACACAATTCTCTTGATCAGCTCTGGTGGTGCCCTAGAAGTAAAGTCGTATCGTCACGCAACGACCGCAATTCAGACATTGTTTGACTTGGAGGAGGAGCGTCCTGACTCAGACGTCGTTTTGGTTCGCGGTGACAGCACTGATGATATCAGACTCGCATTTAAGAACTATTTTTCTGACGCGACAGATTTCATTTCGCTCATCAATGATGCGGTAAATGCCCTTCGCCCAAAACGTCAACGCGCAACGGGGAGATAA
- a CDS encoding cold shock domain-containing protein has protein sequence MNRPRTDHSDDTEKPFRIQKRRLGRIKVIKPEGEYGFIDSDDFREDVFFHFKAWEASNGETFDVDSYVEFELDDDQFDDTKRLRAKVFRPTDRPDGKKLSARDATFDLVFHHPKARRRRPTWRDNQS, from the coding sequence ATGAACCGACCTCGAACAGACCACTCCGACGACACTGAAAAGCCGTTTCGCATCCAGAAACGCCGCTTGGGACGAATCAAAGTCATCAAGCCTGAGGGCGAATATGGCTTCATCGATTCCGACGACTTCCGTGAAGATGTCTTCTTTCACTTCAAAGCGTGGGAAGCCTCCAACGGCGAAACCTTCGACGTCGACTCCTACGTCGAATTCGAACTGGACGATGACCAATTCGACGACACCAAACGCCTGCGAGCCAAGGTCTTCCGACCAACGGATCGTCCGGACGGCAAAAAACTGTCCGCCCGCGACGCGACGTTCGATCTGGTGTTTCACCACCCCAAGGCTCGACGGCGACGCCCCACTTGGCGTGACAACCAGTCCTGA
- a CDS encoding AAA family ATPase, with product MHKKTKPRRGDRDDCAPSPAGLGMIVGVETQVESAKGISPNPARLIPPAFPGCGTVLDDQGSYLVDSISRPGGVPVAWLLTSHCCDKISRQYRSASQAVKLNRNVGFSTHDQRIVRNSLSALIIDRISRTSMPHLQSVRIQRFKRIEDAVFDLQPLNVLVGANNSGKSSVIQALHFTVGVIQTLRLTESRRSASTLNPSQLIYSPTESVYPLGAGGRLLEDRDQAISVKLELDTGEYCTVSIRKGRNRNINVTVDHPSVAESISDLSKPFTIFSPGLAGISKNEQYVSDGVLLRTLARGDANLVLRNILLRLWGKPEWHTFIHDLREVFPDCDIQVKWEDNTDEFIDVSYVNEGKSVPIELAGTGALQAMQILSYIHRFGPSLIVLDEPDSHLHPNNQRLLCGLLRTIAEERDTQVVLTTHSRHVVDALSGAVRFLWVRNGTVEVASEDDEVGVLLDIGALDVRERVNSIDARAIVLTEDTNHRLLEILLKANCFDTDHTLVLPYHGVTAIRNLRPLLQVIRSSNAEATIVVHRDRDFLDEDEARGWEESVRRIRVEPMLTHGTDVESHFLNPDYLAANNPDLSSDEFDELLCNLRRDNRSELIQTYVNGKLDIARSNGTFGRTNIGQLAAEAAESIDRNPKKLAHGKTLLRRLRESFRITHGKNLVLADGDQNLLHDEFQVIARKAFPVRT from the coding sequence ATGCACAAAAAAACAAAACCCCGACGTGGTGACAGAGACGATTGCGCTCCGTCGCCCGCCGGGCTTGGGATGATCGTGGGTGTGGAAACTCAGGTCGAAAGTGCAAAGGGGATAAGCCCAAATCCAGCCAGGCTGATTCCGCCAGCGTTCCCAGGATGCGGAACCGTCTTGGACGACCAAGGTTCGTATCTGGTAGACTCAATCTCGCGACCGGGGGGCGTCCCGGTCGCTTGGTTGCTCACCTCCCATTGCTGCGACAAAATTTCAAGGCAATATCGTTCCGCCAGCCAGGCCGTCAAGCTCAACCGCAACGTTGGCTTTTCAACGCATGACCAGCGGATCGTTCGCAATTCGTTATCTGCACTAATCATTGACCGGATCAGTAGGACATCGATGCCTCATCTACAGTCAGTTCGAATTCAGCGTTTCAAACGCATCGAAGATGCGGTTTTTGATTTACAACCGTTGAACGTGCTTGTTGGCGCGAACAACTCCGGAAAGAGTTCCGTTATTCAGGCATTGCATTTCACGGTGGGCGTAATCCAAACGCTACGCCTGACGGAAAGCCGCCGATCTGCATCGACTCTCAATCCCTCCCAACTGATCTACTCCCCCACCGAGAGCGTCTACCCCCTCGGGGCGGGTGGACGCTTGTTGGAAGATCGCGATCAAGCAATCTCTGTCAAGCTCGAATTAGACACTGGTGAGTATTGTACGGTCTCTATTCGGAAAGGCCGGAATCGCAACATCAACGTTACGGTTGATCACCCAAGTGTCGCTGAATCGATTTCTGACCTGAGCAAACCATTTACAATATTTTCCCCTGGTTTGGCAGGTATTTCAAAAAACGAGCAATATGTATCCGACGGCGTTCTGTTGCGGACGCTAGCTCGTGGTGATGCAAACCTTGTGTTACGTAATATCTTGTTGAGACTGTGGGGAAAGCCGGAATGGCATACTTTCATTCACGATCTCAGGGAGGTGTTTCCTGATTGCGATATTCAAGTAAAGTGGGAAGACAACACGGATGAGTTCATTGATGTTTCGTACGTCAACGAAGGTAAATCGGTCCCAATTGAACTGGCAGGAACTGGCGCCTTGCAGGCGATGCAAATTCTGTCCTACATTCACCGGTTCGGCCCGAGTCTGATTGTGTTGGATGAGCCTGACTCGCATCTTCATCCGAACAACCAAAGACTTCTCTGCGGTCTACTGCGAACGATTGCGGAGGAACGTGACACGCAGGTAGTGCTGACGACCCATTCACGCCACGTTGTAGATGCACTTTCCGGCGCCGTTCGATTTCTATGGGTTCGGAACGGAACAGTTGAGGTTGCCAGTGAAGATGACGAGGTCGGTGTTTTGCTCGATATCGGCGCATTGGACGTTCGAGAGCGAGTGAACAGCATTGATGCAAGAGCTATTGTCCTCACAGAGGACACCAATCACCGCCTCTTGGAAATATTATTAAAAGCGAATTGTTTTGACACTGATCACACATTGGTCTTGCCCTACCACGGCGTAACCGCAATTCGCAACCTTCGCCCGTTACTTCAAGTGATCCGATCGTCAAACGCCGAAGCGACAATCGTTGTTCATCGAGATCGCGATTTCCTCGATGAGGATGAGGCCCGGGGCTGGGAAGAATCAGTTCGACGGATCCGCGTTGAGCCAATGTTGACACACGGCACGGATGTTGAATCCCATTTCTTAAATCCAGACTATCTCGCCGCCAACAATCCAGATCTTTCCAGCGACGAATTCGACGAACTCCTTTGCAATCTTCGCCGGGACAATCGTAGCGAGTTGATTCAAACCTACGTGAACGGAAAGCTAGATATCGCTCGTAGCAATGGCACATTCGGCAGAACAAACATTGGCCAATTGGCGGCAGAAGCAGCTGAAAGCATCGACCGAAATCCGAAGAAATTGGCACACGGAAAAACGTTGCTAAGACGACTACGTGAGTCGTTTCGAATCACACATGGCAAGAACCTTGTTCTGGCTGATGGGGACCAAAATCTTTTGCATGACGAGTTCCAAGTGATTGCTCGAAAGGCATTCCCAGTACGTACATAA